One genomic window of Salvelinus alpinus chromosome 9, SLU_Salpinus.1, whole genome shotgun sequence includes the following:
- the LOC139584140 gene encoding cholesterol side-chain cleavage enzyme, mitochondrial: MMVRWSVCRSSLGLPACGLPSARHNSSMPVVRQALSPDNSSTVQAFSEIPGLWRNGLANLYSFWKLDGFRNIHRVMVHNFNTFGPIYREKIGYYNSVNIIKPEDAAILFKAEGHYPKRLTVEAWTSYRDYRNRKYGVLLKNGEDWRSNRVVLNREVISPKVLGNFVPLLDEVGQDFVARVHKKIERSGQDKWTTDLSQELFKYALESVGSVLYGERLGLMLDYINPEAQHFIDCISLMFKTTSPMLYIPPAMLRRVGAKIWRDHVEAWDGIFNQADRCIQNIYRTMRQDTNTHRKYPGVLASLLMLDKLSIEDIKASVTELMAGGVDTTSITLLWTLYELARHPDLQEELRAEVAVARQSTQGDMLQMLKMIPLVKGALKETLRLHPVAVSLQRYITEDIVIQNYHIPRGTLVQLGLYAMGRDPDVFPRPEKYLPSRWLRAENQYFRSLGFGFGPRQCLGRRIAETEMQLFLIHMLENFRVDKQRQVEVHSTFELILLPEKPILLTLKPLKSSQ, from the exons ATGATGGTGAGGTGGAGTGTGTGTCGCAGTTCCCTGGGTCTGCCAGCATGTGGACTACCCAGTGCCCGCCACAACTCCAGTATGCCGGTGGTGCGCCAAGCTCTGTCCCCAGACAACAGCAGTACGGTCCAGGCCTTCAGTGAGATCCCAGGTCTCTGGAGAAACGGACTTGCCAACCTCTACAGTTTCTGGAAACTAGACGGATTCAGGAACATCCACAGAGTCATGGTGCACAACTTCAACACCTTCGGTCCAATATACAG GGAGAAGATAGGCTACTATAATAGTGTAAACATCATAAAGCCGGAGGATGCAGCCATCCTGTTCAAGGCAGAAGGACACTACCCCAAGAGGTTAACAGTGGAGGCATGGACCTCATACAGAGACTACAGGAACAGGAAATATGGAGTCCTGCTCAA GAATGGGGAAGACTGGCGTTCCAACAGGGTGGTTCTGAATAGAGAGGTGATCTCTCCCAAGGTGTTGGGGAACTTTGTTCCTCTGTTGGATGAAGTTGGACAGGACTTTGTGGCCCGGGTACATAAGAAGATAGAAAGGAGTGGACAGGACAAATGGACCACCGATCTTTCTCAAGAACTCTTCAAATACGCTCTGGAAT CGGTGGGTTCAGTTCTGTATGGGGAGCGTCTGGGCCTGATGTTGGACTACATCAACCCTGAGGCCCAACACTTCATTGACTGCATCTCTCTGATGTTCAAGACTACCTCTCCCATGCTGTACATCCCCCCGGCCATGCTGAGGAGGGTAGGAGCCAAGATCTGGAGAGATCACGTAGAGGCCTGGGATGGCATCTTCAACCAGG CGGACCGCTGCATCCAGAACATCTACAGGACGATGCGTCAGGACACCAACACCCACAGGAAGTATCCAGGAGTCCTGGCCAGCCTTCTGATGTTAGACAAGCTGTCTATAGAGGACATCAAGGCCAGCGTCACCGAACTGATGGCTGGAGGGGTAGACACG ACGTCTATCACCCTGCTGTGGACTCTATATGAGCTGGCCAGACATCCTGACCTCCAGGAAGAGTTGAGGGCTGAGGTGGCTGTAGCCAGACAGTCTACCCAGGGAGACATGCTACAGATGCTGAAGATGATACCGCTGGTCAAAGGAGCGCTGAAGGAAACGCTGAG GCTTCATCCGGTTGCAGTCAGCTTACAGAGATACATTACAGAGGATATCGTCATTCAGAACTATCACATACCTCGTGGG ACTCTGGTCCAGTTGGGTCTCTATGCGATGGGTAGAGACCCAGATGTGTTCCCCAGACCTGAGAAGTACCTCCCGTCCCGCTGGCTGCGGGCAGAGAACCAGTACTTCAGGAGCTTGGGCTTCGGGTTTGGACCCAGACAGTGTCTCGGACGGCGCATTGCTGAGACGGAGATGCAGCTCTTCCTTATACAT ATGCTGGAGAACTTCAGAGTAGATAAACAGCGTCAGGTGGAGGTGCACAGTACCTTTGAGTTGATCTTGTTGCCAGAGAAACCCATTCTTCTGACCCTGAAGCCTCTAAAGAGCAGCCAGTGA